From Roseateles sp. SL47:
CAGATTGCGGAAGCCCAGCCCGCGGGCGGCGGCACGTGCGGCCATGGCCACCATGCCGGGCAGCGCTTCATCCACGCCGTCTTCATACAGCTCGGCCATGGCATCGAAGTCATCGAATTCGTCACCGCCCCCGCCGATCAGCTGGCTGAGCTGTGCAAGCAGGGCCTGACCGCTGCCTGCCGCCTGGCCAAGACCTTGGACGGTCTGCCCGAAACCGGCCGCCGCACGGCCCACGCCCCCGGCAAGGCCACTGGCGCGCCGTCCGAACTGGGCCGCGCTGCGGGCCCCCGGCTCACGGTGTCAAGGCCGGACGCCAGGCCCGGGGCTCCGAGCAGGCGGGCCAGCCGGGCGGCTGCGCTGGCTGCCGGCGAGATGCGGCTGGCGACGCGCCCGGCCTGCCCGGCGATCTGGCCGACGCGGCGGGCGCCTCGGGCCACAGTGCCGGCGGTGCGTGCGATGCCTTGCACGCCACCGGCGCGCCGCATCAGCATGCCGCCCACCCGGCCCAGGCCGCCCAGCAGGCGCCCGATGAACTCGTCCTCGTCGGCGGCATCCAGGCCATCGGCGACTTCTTCTTCGAAGGCGCTCCAGAGGTCCATGTCGCCGCCGTCGCCATCGGCGTAGTCGCCATAGTCCCCGGCCTCTGCGGCGTCGGCATAGGCATCGCCACTGTCGTAACCATCGGCGCCATCGCTGCCATCGCCATAAGCGAAGGCGTGGGCGCCGCCTTGCGGGGCACCGTCGCCCATGGCGTCCATGCCGTCATCCTCGAAACCGTCGGAGGCTTCGAATCCGTCGCCGAGGTTCCCGTCCTCGAAACCGTCGCCGTGCAACATGGCGTCACCACTGTCGGTGGCCAGGTCACCTTCAAGCGCCAGGTCCTCGGCGCTGTCGAAGGGGTTGAGCATCTTGAACCTCCTGCGGAATGCAATCGCGGCGAAAGCCGCATGGAAGGCACTCTAGGCAGCAGGTCGATGGGTCTCAATCCGCGACTTGGCGGGCGCCCGAAGCAGGGCGTGTTGACGCGGTGGCCGATTGGCGGGAGGGGGAATGTGGGAGGTGGGATGTGGGAGGTGGGATGTGGGAGCGGGAATGTGGGCGTTCGTTGAGGGCCAGCCGTGTACACGTCCGCAAATGAGGGTAGTCACGTGCGGGGGACTGTGCGGGGGACTGTTACACGGCATACCCCCAATCTGAAGATGTACGTTAGCGAGGGTAGGGAATCACAATCGCGCCCCTGATCCCTTCGGGTTGGAGCATCTGCTCATGATGGAACTCGATCTCCCCCCAGCGGCCACGGGTGACCGCTGCAGCACCCTGGAACTGCATGGGCGCCGCTACACGGTGCTGTGCGTCGATGGACTGACGCCTCGCCAGCAGAGCCGCCCCGGCCAGGCCCGACCGCGCCATGTCTATCACGGCGCCGAACTGGTCCATTTTCAGTTGGGCGACCATCGATATGTGCTGGTGCCGGAGGACAGTGCGGGGGACGCTCCCGCATCGTCGGCCGCGATGCCAGACGGCGACGCTGCGGGCGAACGCACCGGTGATCTGCGGCGCCTGCTGACGCATCGCGAACTTCAGATTGTTCAGCTGATCTGCCTTGGGCTGCTCACCAAGCAGGTGGCAGACCGATTGCACCTGAGCGAGTTCACGGTGCGTTCTTATCTCAAGACCATTTATTGCAAGCTGGGTGTGCGTTCGCGCGGTGCGATGGTGTTTGCATATGCCAGCGCTTTTGGGGTGGCGCCGCCTGCGGGATTGGTGGAGGGCGCATGACACCAGCGCAGCATCAATGTGGACCGCGTCGCCCGCGCACCTCCAGCACGAAGTACGCCGCTGCCGCCACGACCAGCGGTGCGAGGTAATACAGCGCGCGATAGGCGATCAAGGCGGCCAGCACGGTGGAGGCGCCCAGCGTGGGGCCGAGCAGGGCGACGAACACGCCCTCCAGCACACCCAGACCCGCAGGCACATGGGCCACCACGCCGGCCACGGCCGCCACCAGCAGCACGGCCAAGGTGGTGCCGTAGGGCACGGCCTGTTGCAGCAGCACATGGACGATCAGTCCGATGGTCAGCCAATTGATGGCCGACACCAGCAACTGCAGGCCCGCCAGACGAATGGAAGGCAACACGATCTCATGGCCGCGCAGCCGGTATTCGCGGCGACGCGCCAGCGCACAGAGGGCGAGGTACGCAGCCGCCAGCAGCCACATCACACCGCCCAGGGCCCGCAGGGCGGCAGCGCTGAGGGGCCAGTCCGGCGGTGGGGAGAGAAATCCCCCAGGAACAGGCCGCCCGCCAAGACGCCATACCCCAGCCAGTTGGTGCTCAGGCTCAGGGCCAGCACCTGGGTCGGCACCGGCTGGCGCAGGCCTTCCCTGGCATACAGACGAAGCCGGATGGCAAAGGCGCCCACCAATGAGCCAAGGTTGAGATTGAAGGCGTAGCTGATGAAGGTGATCAGCATCACGCGCCGACGTGGCACGGCATGGCCTGTCCAGTGCTTGCCGATGAGGTCGTAGGTGCTGTAGGTGAGGTGGCTGAATGCGCACAGGACACCGGCCATCAGCAGCGTGGCCGGGGGCACCTGGCGAAGCGCCTGCCCGACGGCCGGCCAGTCCACCTGCCGGGCCGCCCACACCAACAGCCCCAGCACCACCAGGCCAAAGCCCAGGCCCAGCCACCGGCCCCAGGCCCGGCGGTGGGCCGGGGTCAATCGGCGGATTCCCGGCGCAGCCGCTGGATGCCTCGCTGCCATTGCCACGCCTCGGCTGCGGGATGTTCGGTGGCGCTGACCACCACCGGTGTATCGGCCGCTGGCAGGATGGCCTGTTGCCCGGCGGGCAGCCGCGCGAGCCAGCGCGGGAAATGCCGCATCACATGGAAGACCAGCGCGCCCACACCCAGGCGCCACCACCAGCGATTGGCAGCGGTTTGCGACAGCTCCAGCTTGACGCAGGCGTCGCGCATCAGCGGCGTGAGCTTGTTGCGCAGAGCGGTGTTGAAGTCGGCGTCCTGGATGATGAGGTTGGCCTCCAGGTTCAGCGACAGGCTGAGGGGATCGAGATTGCTGCTGCCCACCGTCGCCCAGACGTCGTCCACCAGGGCCACCTTGCCGTGCATCGGACGTTCGCAATATTCATGGATGTGAACGCCGCTGCGCATCAGCAGGTCATACACCATATGGGCGGCCCAGCGGGCGGCGGGAATGTCGGGCTGGCCTTGCAGGATCAGATGCACCGCCACCCCGCGTTGTGCGGCCCGCTGCATGCTCTTGAGCAGGCGATAACCGGGGAAGAAATACGCGTTGGCGATGATCACCTCGTGCTGGGCGGCGTGCAGGGCCAGGCGGTACATGCGCTCGATGTCATCGCGGTGGCGGTGGTTGTCCCGGGTGACCACCATGCTCTTGGCGGTGCCTGCGACCGGCGGCACCGGAAAGGCGTTGTCCGCGGCATCGGTGCCGCTGCGGTGGGGCCACCAGCGGCGCTTGGGCAGCACGGGGGCCATCAGCTTGCGGGTGGCTCGCCGCAACTGGGCCACGATCGGGCCGTGGATGCGAACGGCATAGTCCTGCTTGGCTTCCGGTCCGAAGTCCAGCAGGTGGTCGGCGGAGAAATTGATGCCTCCGATGAAGCCGGTGGAGCCGTCCACCACCACGATCTTGCGATGCAGGCGTCGGAAGGGCTTGAGGCGGCGAGAGAGTTTGGGGGGTGGGTCGAAGACATGCAGACGGACGCCTGCATCGGTGAGGCTGCCCACGAAATCCTGGGAGAGGGTGGGGGAGCCGAAGCCGTCCACGGTCATGTGGACTTCCACGCCGCGTCGGGCGGCGGCCACCAGCACATCGCGCAGCGCGAGGCCGACCTTGTCCTCGAAGAGGATGAAGGTTTCGATGAGCACTTCGCGCTGGGCGGCCTCGACGGCCGAGAACACCGCAGGGAAGTACGCTTCGCCGTTTTCCAGCAGTTCAAGCCGGTTGCCGACGGTCCACTCGGGCCTTCTGAATCTCATAGGCAAATCTCCGCAGCGAGGGGGGCGTGGTCTGAGAGATGGGACCAGGGGTGGCGCGGCAACACGATGGGGTGCTGCACGGCGGCGCCCCGCACGTAGATGCGATCCAGCGGCAGCAGCGGCCAACGCGAGGGGAAGGTACGGGCGGCGGCGCCATAGGCTTTCACGAAGACTTCCGCGAGGCCGGCGCAGCGGCTGAGCATCTTGTGGGCGCGTTGCCGCCAGTCATTGAAATCGCCGGCCACGACCACGGCTTCGTCCATGGGCAGGCTGTTGATGAGCTGGCACAGCCGTTCCACTTGCCGGTGTCGATGGGATTCGCGCAGGCCCAGGTGAACGCAGATGGCGTGAAGCGGCCGGCCGTCCTGCAGCCGCAGCACGCTATGCAGCAGGCCTCGCGGCTCCGGCCCTTCCACCGAGACATCGTGGTTGACGTGATGGGTGATCGCGAACTTGGA
This genomic window contains:
- a CDS encoding response regulator transcription factor translates to MMELDLPPAATGDRCSTLELHGRRYTVLCVDGLTPRQQSRPGQARPRHVYHGAELVHFQLGDHRYVLVPEDSAGDAPASSAAMPDGDAAGERTGDLRRLLTHRELQIVQLICLGLLTKQVADRLHLSEFTVRSYLKTIYCKLGVRSRGAMVFAYASAFGVAPPAGLVEGA
- a CDS encoding lysylphosphatidylglycerol synthase transmembrane domain-containing protein, producing MTPAHRRAWGRWLGLGFGLVVLGLLVWAARQVDWPAVGQALRQVPPATLLMAGVLCAFSHLTYSTYDLIGKHWTGHAVPRRRVMLITFISYAFNLNLGSLVGAFAIRLRLYAREGLRQPVPTQVLALSLSTNWLGYGVLAGGLFLGDFSPHRRTGPSALPPCGPWAV
- the clsB gene encoding cardiolipin synthase ClsB, whose amino-acid sequence is MRFRRPEWTVGNRLELLENGEAYFPAVFSAVEAAQREVLIETFILFEDKVGLALRDVLVAAARRGVEVHMTVDGFGSPTLSQDFVGSLTDAGVRLHVFDPPPKLSRRLKPFRRLHRKIVVVDGSTGFIGGINFSADHLLDFGPEAKQDYAVRIHGPIVAQLRRATRKLMAPVLPKRRWWPHRSGTDAADNAFPVPPVAGTAKSMVVTRDNHRHRDDIERMYRLALHAAQHEVIIANAYFFPGYRLLKSMQRAAQRGVAVHLILQGQPDIPAARWAAHMVYDLLMRSGVHIHEYCERPMHGKVALVDDVWATVGSSNLDPLSLSLNLEANLIIQDADFNTALRNKLTPLMRDACVKLELSQTAANRWWWRLGVGALVFHVMRHFPRWLARLPAGQQAILPAADTPVVVSATEHPAAEAWQWQRGIQRLRRESAD
- a CDS encoding endonuclease/exonuclease/phosphatase family protein → MKFTVLTVNLHKGFGFFNRRFILHELREAVRSVSADVVFLQEVLGEHELHAARVPTWPQTPHYEFLADSLWSDFAYGRNAVYPQGHHGNALLSKFAITHHVNHDVSVEGPEPRGLLHSVLRLQDGRPLHAICVHLGLRESHRHRQVERLCQLINSLPMDEAVVVAGDFNDWRQRAHKMLSRCAGLAEVFVKAYGAAARTFPSRWPLLPLDRIYVRGAAVQHPIVLPRHPWSHLSDHAPLAAEICL